The genomic stretch CGGTCCCCGCAGGGTGGCCGGGCACCCCTGTCCGTGCCAGCCCCGGGGCACAGCGCAGAGCCCGCTGTGCTCCCCGAGAGCAGCCGACACCGCTCGCAGATCcgctctgctcctgtgctctggggccTTGGATTCCCGCACAGCTCcgctccctgcccagcccctcctgcgCTTCCCCCGAGCCCGCCCTGCAGAGCATCCTCTGCCGAGGCAccctctgccccacagccccttcctCTGCGCCCACCTTCCGCCCTTACCAcgctctccccttccccttccccttccccttccccgCCTCTCCCATCAGCACCCCTAGCTCTCGTTCTCCCCTCTTCTCCCCCTGTCTGCTCCCCTCGCTCCCCTCGCACTGCCCCGCTGTGCTCCCggccccatccccatccccatcccatccccatcccatcccatccccatccccatccccatcccaccccccagccccatccccagccccatccccaggccccatcccaccccatcccatccccatcccatcccctcccattcccccattcccttccccacccattccccattcccattcccacccagcccatcccatccaccccattcccattccctcccATATCCCTatttccatcccatcccatccccccCATCCCATCCACCCATCCCCAGTCCACCCAATCCCTCCCCCCAtcctccccattccccatccccatccccattcccaatccctattcccattccccattccccattccccattccccattccccattcccatacccatcctcccatcccatcccctccctctccGTCtcccccgctccccgccccgctcccgcctcccgccgccggCGCCGCCCCGCCGGtccctcccgccgccgcctcccgcccgcTCTGTGGGCCGAGCCCGGCGCCGCGGCCGCCCCAGCTCCGCTCGGGCTGTGGCGGGGCGGCTCCAGCCCTCGCCgccgcggcggccccgccgccccccgcccgcccgcgccccccgcccgccgccatGGGCGCCGCGGCCCTGCGCGCCCTGCCCtgggcgctgctgctgctggggccgCTGCTGCCCGGGCAGGTCCTGCAGGCCAACCCCATGCTCACCTCCGAGGGCCAGCCCGCGCCGCTGCCCGGCGGCGAAGTGCCCGGCTTCaccgccgcgccgcccgccgcccccgaGGAGATCCACCCGCTCAAGGAGCAGCCGGCCAACGGCTCGGGAGAGGGGCACGCCAAGCACCGCAAAGCCTTCCCGGTCATCGGCATCGACTACACGCACGTCCGCATCCCCTTCGAGATCTCCCTCTGGATCCTCCTGGCCTGCCTCATGAAGCTGGGTAGGTGGGCGGCCTTGTGGGGGGCTCCGTGGGAAAGGGCCTGGGGAGGAGCCCCGGTggcctggggaaggagggaccCCCGGGCAAATGGGACAGAGACCCCCAAGCATCACGAGGAGTGACCCTCGTGAGCATCTGCCACGAGGGACCCGCCGAGCATCCCGGGGTGGGACCCCCTGGgcatcccagggcaggacccCCGGCTGGGCGGGACAGACGCCCCCAGTCGTCCCAAGGAGTGGCTCCTGTGAGCATCCCGAGGAGCGACCCTTTCGAGCATCCTAGGGAGAGACCCCTCTGAGCATCCCAGGGTGGCACCACCCCAGACATCCCAGGGCAAAATCTGCTGCACTCCGCAAGCTCCCAGGCCGGCCTGGCCGGGGTGGG from Serinus canaria isolate serCan28SL12 unplaced genomic scaffold, serCan2020 HiC_scaffold_229, whole genome shotgun sequence encodes the following:
- the LOC127061203 gene encoding sodium/hydrogen exchanger 1-like; translation: MGAAALRALPWALLLLGPLLPGQVLQANPMLTSEGQPAPLPGGEVPGFTAAPPAAPEEIHPLKEQPANGSGEGHAKHRKAFPVIGIDYTHVRIPFEISLWILLACLMKLAGSIPAELAQTCDVMEPAVLSPAVQRLSWPWSQPGGQEKCLPWS